Proteins from a single region of Mycoplasma leachii PG50:
- a CDS encoding chromate transporter, which produces MNKKEYIKPPTFWNIFLFILLITFVGFGGGNAIMPVIKRYAVDKYKWLDEDEFHQNVVLTNMLPGPAAIQTTAYIAFKSLSKFKAYLVVSLASMPHTFFAVGLVFAFNKIPTQYLIVVQLGVLIAITGALLGFGYNYFKKGKKVMNLSLWLVLFLTTLLFSLFVPTPYNVPILVMILVIAIYSTIFIIRSKNTKKVDSDEIKKGIE; this is translated from the coding sequence ATGAATAAAAAAGAATATATAAAACCACCAACATTTTGAAATATCTTTTTATTTATACTACTAATTACTTTTGTTGGTTTTGGTGGTGGTAATGCAATTATGCCAGTTATTAAAAGATATGCAGTTGATAAATATAAATGACTAGATGAAGATGAATTTCATCAAAATGTAGTTTTAACAAATATGTTACCAGGACCAGCTGCTATTCAAACAACAGCATATATTGCTTTTAAATCTTTATCTAAATTTAAAGCTTATTTAGTTGTTAGTTTAGCTTCAATGCCACATACTTTTTTTGCTGTAGGATTAGTTTTTGCTTTTAATAAAATACCTACTCAATATTTAATAGTTGTTCAACTTGGGGTATTAATTGCAATTACAGGAGCGTTATTAGGATTTGGTTATAACTATTTTAAAAAGGGAAAAAAAGTAATGAACTTAAGCTTATGATTAGTTTTATTTTTAACTACTTTACTTTTTTCATTATTTGTTCCAACACCTTATAATGTTCCAATATTAGTAATGATTTTAGTAATAGCAATTTATTCAACTATTTTTATAATTAGAAGTAAAAACACAAAAAAAGTTGATTCAGATGAAATTAAGAAAGGAATAGAATAA
- a CDS encoding ATP-binding protein, with amino-acid sequence MIINRDFYLKQLINKMNNSKVKIITGIRRCGKSFLLFNLFYKYLISINIPSDQIIKISLDGYDNRMYRTPTTLNNFIQSKITNKNKKYYLLIDEIQYCEPEINEFAPNTEKITFVDVLLSFYNNPNLDVYVTGSNSKMLSTDILTQFRGRGDEISLNTLSFFEIYDLFENKDKALKHYMLYGGLPAIYNLKTDEEKQKYLKNTFDETYIKDILERNSLTSETGEILDTLLNFISSAIGSLTNPLRLANRFISEKNIKINSTTISKYLNIFKESFLIRSSIRYDVKGNKYFNTPLKYYFTDIGLRNAKLSFRQYEENHIMENIIYNELYRRDFNIDIGIVEIQQNQNNKRTRTTLEIDFIASKNHQKYYIQSAYSIWDSQKKEQETRSLNNVNDSFKKIVVVYEDIIPWHDNNGIYYVGLKEFLLDESILNN; translated from the coding sequence ATGATAATAAATAGAGATTTTTACTTAAAACAGTTAATAAATAAAATGAACAACAGCAAAGTAAAAATAATTACTGGAATTAGAAGATGTGGCAAATCATTTTTATTATTTAATTTGTTTTATAAATATTTAATTTCTATAAATATTCCATCTGATCAAATTATAAAAATATCTCTAGATGGCTATGATAATAGAATGTATAGAACACCAACTACTTTAAATAACTTTATACAAAGTAAAATAACAAATAAAAATAAAAAATATTATTTGTTAATTGATGAAATTCAATATTGCGAACCAGAAATAAATGAGTTTGCTCCAAATACAGAAAAAATTACTTTTGTAGATGTTCTTTTAAGTTTTTATAATAATCCAAATCTTGATGTTTATGTAACTGGAAGTAATTCAAAAATGCTATCTACAGATATACTTACTCAATTTAGAGGTAGGGGTGATGAAATATCTTTAAATACTTTATCTTTTTTTGAAATATATGATTTATTTGAAAATAAAGACAAAGCATTAAAACACTATATGTTATATGGTGGGTTGCCAGCTATTTATAATCTAAAAACAGACGAAGAAAAACAAAAATATTTAAAAAATACATTTGATGAAACATATATTAAAGATATATTGGAAAGAAATTCTCTTACTAGTGAAACTGGTGAAATTCTAGATACTTTATTAAATTTTATCTCTTCAGCAATTGGATCATTAACAAATCCCTTAAGACTTGCAAATCGTTTTATATCAGAAAAAAATATTAAAATTAATTCCACAACCATATCAAAATATTTAAACATCTTTAAAGAATCCTTTTTAATTAGAAGCTCTATTAGATATGATGTAAAAGGTAATAAATATTTTAACACTCCTTTAAAGTATTATTTTACTGATATTGGTTTAAGAAATGCAAAGCTAAGCTTTAGACAATATGAAGAAAACCACATTATGGAAAATATTATTTATAATGAACTTTATAGAAGAGATTTTAATATTGATATAGGAATTGTTGAAATACAACAAAATCAAAATAATAAAAGAACAAGAACAACACTAGAAATAGATTTTATAGCAAGTAAAAATCATCAAAAATATTATATTCAATCAGCATATAGTATTTGAGATTCTCAAAAAAAAGAACAAGAAACAAGATCACTAAATAATGTAAATGATAGTTTTAAAAAAATTGTTGTTGTATATGAAGATATAATTCCATGACATGATAATAATGGTATTTATTATGTTGGTTTAAAAGAATTTTTATTAGATGAATCTATTTTAAATAATTAA
- a CDS encoding restriction endonuclease subunit S domain-containing protein: MKLKNWTFYKAKQFVKLNESNQVLKDTAVLILRPDINKEKTLLAIGLDKKVVNSLIIDLQNKTFEENELFEIFKENIGFVSTEEISEIDAKGLNLSTPIHQDNIKSIIKIYNLFLNVEPIEFDTKDYQDLETIQNQEDVFTNVDFENIPLPALLQTLNVGMKNYKQRVEEIFELDGKESINKKLELVNIQSNLIAFFDQALRKMDEIITKLSEQNAELIKKLESQEK, from the coding sequence ATGAAATTAAAAAACTGAACATTTTATAAAGCAAAACAATTTGTAAAATTAAACGAATCTAATCAAGTTTTAAAAGATACAGCTGTTTTAATTTTAAGACCAGATATTAATAAAGAAAAAACACTTCTAGCTATTGGTTTAGATAAAAAAGTAGTTAATTCATTAATTATTGATTTACAAAATAAAACATTTGAAGAAAATGAATTATTTGAAATTTTTAAAGAAAACATTGGATTTGTTTCAACTGAAGAGATTAGTGAAATTGATGCTAAGGGATTAAATTTATCAACTCCAATTCATCAAGATAACATTAAATCAATTATTAAAATTTATAACTTATTTTTAAATGTAGAACCAATTGAATTTGATACTAAAGACTATCAAGATTTAGAAACTATTCAAAACCAAGAAGATGTTTTTACTAATGTTGATTTTGAAAACATTCCATTACCTGCTTTATTACAAACTTTAAATGTTGGTATGAAAAATTATAAACAAAGAGTTGAAGAAATTTTTGAATTAGATGGAAAAGAATCTATAAACAAAAAATTAGAACTAGTTAATATTCAATCTAATTTAATTGCTTTTTTTGATCAAGCATTAAGAAAAATGGATGAAATTATTACTAAACTAAGTGAACAAAATGCTGAGTTAATTAAAAAATTAGAAAGTCAGGAAAAATAA
- a CDS encoding chromate transporter, with the protein MLSFIAFLVTLVLLIFVSLSVFGGGQVFMPIFVWLWKSLNSWFKIEISEEFINTVFAVSNSTPGILSPKFAAITGYMIAQGQWWGFVAMIFTYLAFVLPAIFMMMIAIKYSQKFHQSTFFKKLIDIMNPVVAGIIIALAIEIFISCMFPYFVFNESVSEYWKFINQNKPNQSMKFFTGWRLIALYCYVPIGIIISLFLYLKKVPILGLIFANIIFCLVLFEPWLG; encoded by the coding sequence ATGTTAAGTTTTATTGCTTTTTTAGTTACATTAGTTTTATTAATATTTGTTTCATTATCAGTATTTGGTGGTGGCCAAGTATTTATGCCAATATTTGTGTGATTATGAAAATCATTAAATAGTTGATTTAAAATTGAAATTTCTGAAGAATTTATAAATACAGTTTTTGCTGTATCAAATTCAACACCAGGAATTTTAAGTCCAAAGTTTGCAGCAATTACTGGTTATATGATCGCTCAAGGGCAATGATGAGGATTTGTTGCAATGATTTTTACTTATTTAGCATTCGTTTTACCTGCTATTTTTATGATGATGATTGCTATAAAATATTCTCAAAAATTTCATCAATCAACATTTTTCAAAAAATTAATTGATATTATGAATCCAGTTGTAGCTGGAATTATTATTGCTTTGGCTATTGAAATATTTATAAGTTGTATGTTTCCATACTTTGTATTTAATGAATCAGTTAGTGAATATTGAAAGTTTATAAATCAAAATAAACCAAATCAAAGTATGAAGTTTTTTACAGGCTGAAGACTAATTGCATTATATTGTTATGTTCCAATTGGAATTATTATAAGTTTATTTTTATATCTTAAAAAAGTTCCTATTTTGGGGTTAATATTTGCAAACATTATATTTTGTTTAGTATTATTTGAACCATGATTAGGATAA
- a CDS encoding M17 family metallopeptidase, with protein MLKFNDKKEELTLVCLTDVKDKKYVVDTDLSTSFISEEKTFYMVIKKDQKDLFRKLKIAFKNFVLENKYNINIDVDSFFNLLNECDCKEKLINTIYETIAFETYDKVSYRKDNKPNQVVYNLLTSFNVKNLEQKEAIKMEFVNFTRTLQDTPSNIATSEYLAEKIIQKAKEIDGLKVTVLGKKEATKLGMNLFLAVNSGSIYEPQAVVLEYVGDENEPKKALVGKGITFDSGGYNLKPTKYLEGMKFDMSGAAIMLSTVMALAKIKAKVNIVGIGMFTDNRIGSTATLPQSVVKSMNGLTVEIDDTDAEGRLVLADGITYVIREKQATEIWEASTLTGSVVSALGSYATGVFTHCDKRWEIVKNASKFSGERMWRLPLYEEHLEEVRNDAINADITNATKNYEAESSKAASFLNEFREDKPYVHFDIAGTDSIKGRGQGVLVKTLFEIFNK; from the coding sequence ATGCTTAAATTTAATGATAAAAAAGAAGAATTAACTTTAGTTTGTTTAACTGATGTTAAAGATAAAAAGTATGTAGTAGATACTGATTTATCAACCTCATTTATTAGTGAAGAAAAAACTTTTTATATGGTAATTAAAAAAGATCAAAAGGATTTATTTAGAAAGCTAAAAATTGCTTTTAAAAATTTTGTTTTAGAAAATAAATACAATATTAATATTGATGTTGATTCATTTTTTAATTTATTAAATGAATGTGATTGTAAAGAAAAATTAATTAACACAATTTATGAAACAATTGCTTTTGAAACATATGATAAAGTAAGTTATAGAAAAGATAATAAGCCAAATCAAGTAGTATATAACTTATTAACTAGTTTTAATGTTAAGAATTTAGAACAAAAAGAAGCTATTAAAATGGAATTTGTAAACTTTACAAGAACTTTACAAGATACTCCATCAAACATTGCAACAAGTGAATATTTAGCTGAAAAAATAATTCAAAAAGCAAAAGAAATAGATGGACTTAAAGTTACTGTTTTAGGTAAAAAAGAAGCTACTAAACTAGGAATGAACTTATTTTTAGCAGTTAATTCAGGATCAATATATGAACCACAAGCTGTAGTTTTAGAATATGTTGGTGATGAAAATGAACCAAAAAAAGCTCTAGTTGGAAAAGGAATTACTTTTGATAGTGGTGGGTATAATTTAAAACCAACTAAATATTTAGAAGGTATGAAATTTGATATGTCTGGAGCTGCTATTATGCTTTCAACTGTTATGGCATTAGCTAAGATCAAAGCTAAAGTTAATATTGTTGGAATTGGTATGTTTACAGATAATAGAATCGGATCAACTGCAACCTTGCCTCAATCAGTTGTTAAATCTATGAATGGGTTAACTGTTGAAATCGATGATACTGATGCTGAAGGAAGATTAGTATTAGCTGATGGGATTACTTATGTGATAAGAGAAAAGCAAGCAACTGAAATTTGAGAAGCTTCAACTCTAACTGGATCTGTTGTTTCAGCTTTAGGAAGTTATGCTACTGGAGTATTTACTCATTGTGATAAAAGATGGGAAATAGTTAAAAATGCTTCAAAATTTAGTGGTGAAAGAATGTGAAGATTACCACTATATGAAGAACACTTAGAAGAAGTTAGAAATGACGCAATTAATGCTGATATTACAAACGCTACAAAAAACTATGAAGCAGAAAGTTCAAAAGCAGCTAGTTTTTTAAATGAATTTAGAGAAGATAAACCTTATGTTCATTTTGATATTGCTGGAACTGATAGTATTAAAGGTAGAGGTCAAGGAGTTTTAGTTAAAACTCTATTTGAAATATTTAATAAATAA